ACGCAGGGCTGCAGCCCTGGTATCGCTATCGGAAGGGGGTGGTGCTCTACGTCCGCACCGCCGACGAGACGATACAGACGGCGCTGGAGTACGTCTCGCCCCCTGAAGTCTGCGCTCCTGACAACCCGCCCATCCTCTTCAAGCAGGGCACCCTGGTCGACGGGCGCCTCTACCTGTGCACGCAGACCGAGGTGATGGTCTACAGCGTGCCCGAGATGGAGCGGCTGCATTACATCTCACTCCCCTGCTTCCACGACGTACACCACGTTCGGCCCACACCAGAGGGCACGCTGCTGGTGGCCAACACCGGGCTGGACATGGTGATGGAGGTATCGCTCGAAGGAGAGGTGCTGCGGGAGTGGAGTGTTCTGGGGACCGATGTCTGGACGCGCTTCTCTACCTCGGTCGATTATCGGCTGGTGCCGAGCATGAAGCCGCACCAGTCACACCCGAATCACGTCTTCTATGTAGGTCAGGACATCTGGGTCACCCGATTCGAGCAGCGCGACGCGATCTGCCTGACCGATCCCGGCAAGCGGATCGACATCGGTCTCGAGCGCGTGCACGACGGAGTGAGCGCCGATGGATGCCTCTACTTCTCCACCGTGGACGGAAAGATCGTGATCGTGGACGAGGCGACTCTGAAGATCCAGGAGGTGCACGATCTCAACCGCATGAGCGCCCCAGGCGAGCTGCTGGGGTGGTGTCGCGGTCTTCACGTGGAGGGAGCCCGGATCTGGGTTGGATTCTCCCGCCTTCGCCCCACTCGCTTCCGCGAGAACATCAGCTGGGTGGTGAACGGCTTCCGGAGGATCCTGCCGACACGGATTGCCTGCTACGACCTGGAACGCAAGGTCTGCCTCAAGGAGATCGATCTCGAGCCGTACGGGATGAATGCGGTGTTCAGCTTGCATGCCGCGGGTGGCTGAGTCGACATTCGCCGCCACCGTTTCGCGTATGCTCGCGCGCGACCTCCGGGCTGGCGCTGGTACCCCTATCCGTGCAGGCATAGGATTGGATCTGCGATTCAAGGAGTTTCCGCCGGGCCTGGGCCACATCAAGGTTCCCGTCACCTCCCGCGACGCGGCCATCGCCGCCCTCGTCCTGTACGCGCCGTGCCGACCGCGCGCGGTGTGGATGAGCCGCGCGGCCCACCTCTTCTTGCGACTGTTCGGCGCGGCCGCCATCCCCAGCCGCTCGGTACTCTGGCGGCCCCCCATGGAGCCAGAGACCTGGGAAGGACTGTGCGCCCTCTGGCGTCGGGAGGTCGCGGATTTCGATGAGGTGGTGGTGGCGGAGCGCGCCCAGAGCACCCGCACCGGGTTTGCCGCCCTCCTGCTGCGTAATGGACGGCCAAGAGCATTCGCCAAAGTCCGGCGCGGAGGGCTGGCTTCATTGGAGGCTGAACAGGAGGTGGTGAGCCGCGTCTGGCGTGCCCGGCCGCGGTCCTTTGCGGTGCCCGAGCCCCTGGGCCTGGGCGGCTATGGGGACTGGAACTACCTGGCGTCCGCACCCCTGCCGTCGGCTGCACACCGTGTCCCCCGTCGCCCACCGGTTCGCGAGATCGTCGGCGAGATCGCCGACGTCCTCGAGTCGCTCGACCGCGGGGCGGTGCCAGCCCACTGGCGGCCCATGCACGGTGATCTGACCCCCTGGAATCTGCGAGAGATGCCGAGCGGGCAGCTCTATCTCTACGACTGGGAAGATGCGGGTTGGGCCCCGCCTGGCGCGGACGAGGTGTTCTACCGGGCGAGCGCCGCCGTCACCGGCAGGGAGACGTCCTGGCCGACCCTCCCGGAGGAGTATCACGAGGCGGTGGCCTTCTGGAAGGCGCGTATCCCCATGCGGGTGGGGTCCCATAAGCGTGATCGGGCGCTCGACGCGGCGATGATGGCGGCGCTGGAGACGATGACGCAGGCCGGCCTGGGGAATGGCGTGCCCGTCGGGCGGGTATCGAGGTGAGCATGCGGTACACGGTGGGGCGACGATGAAAGCCCGTTCCCGAATCCCCGCTGGAGTCATCGACTCCGGACTGGCGTCGCTGGCCACCTTCGGCGTCGGCCTCTTCGCGATTCACAGCTTCGACCCGGCGCTGCTGGGCGGGTACGCGCTCGCGTTCGCCGCGTTCAACCTGCTGGTCATCCTGCCCCGCGAGCTCGTCTTCGTACCGGCGGAAATCGCGGCCGTTACTTACGCTTCCGAAGCGCGGCTGTCGCTGATCGGCCGCACACTCTCGCTCGGCTTGTTGCCGGCGCTCGCGGCGGCGGTCATGGTCTCCTTCTGGAGCCTCGCCGCACCGGCCGACATCCCTACGACTGCGATCTTTCCGCTTACCGTCACCACCGCGATCTGCACCTTCCTGTCGCCCGTGCAGGATCACCTTCGCCGCATGCTGCATATCGGCGAGCGATCCTGGCTTGCGACAGCGATCTCTGTAATCCAGGTCGCGATGACGGCGCTAGCAGTGGTGGTCGCGGTGCGTCTCGAGGTGCCGGCGGCCTGGATTCCGTTCGGGGCGCTCGCCGTTGCGAACCTGGTCTCTCTGGCCGTCGGGGGAGCGATGCTGGGGCTCAGTGCGAGGTCCGAGCCTCCTGACGCCCCAGCGCTGCAGCTGTCCGCCCTCGTGATCTCGGGTAAGTGGCTGCTCGTCGGGGGACTGCTGGGGCCTGCGAGCGTTTTTGTCGCCTCGGTATTGGTCACACACCTGGCCGGCGCAGAGGCGCTGGGCTTCGCCGAGGCGGCCCGCGTGATCTCGCGGCCGCTGCCGGTGCTGGCGGCCGGCATCTCCGCGGTGCTTCGACCGCTCTCGATCGAGGCGGCCCAGAAGAAGCAGCTTCCGATCGCGCGGCATGCCTCGCGCCTGTACCTGAAGTTGATGGGGGCGTGCGGCCTCCTCTACCTGCTGGTCGCGGGCGCGGATGTCCCGTGGAATCCGCTCGCGGCCATTCTGCCGAACGGCTACATGATCTCCGGGCTCGCGGCGGCCACCATCATTGCGGAGACATTCAGCGTCCTGCTCTTCCCTTACCGCTACGAGCTGCTCGGCGGTGACCGCGTGGTCGCGCTGACCGTCATCGAGGGAGTGGGTGCGTTCTTCCGCTGCGTCGTCACGGCGATCATCGCCGGAATGGTAGCTTCGTTCGCGATGCCGCTCGGACTGATGATCATGACCGTCGCGCGGGGCTTCGGCTTCCACATGAAGCTCCGCGGCCTGTACGAGCCCGAGAGCGAACGTCCGCGGCCGGACGAGGAGGCGGTGCATCCGGTCAGCGGCGATGCCACGCTGGTACGAGGATGATCGCGCACGCGCCGGACCGGTTCGCGGGCACCAAGCCTCTCGCGCAGTGGCCCGAGGCTCCGGCCGCCATGCGCTTCGCCCGGCCGGGTTGGATCGATCTGGCGGTCTTCCTGATGCTCTTCTCCGGGCCGCCCAGGCTGCGCGTGCGTGACGCCACCGCCTCTCTGCGCGGCGAGACCGACGCTGCCGTCCTCCTGCGTCTGTTCGTCTGGGCAGCCGGCCTCATCTGGATCCTCTACCGGCTCTACCCGTTCCTGGTCTCCCGCGGGATCGTGCCGCGGATGTCGCTTCCGCAGATCCTCGGGATCGTTCTCTCCCTCGTGCTGGCGGCGGGCGTCTTTGTCGCCCCCGGTCCGGGCCTCACTGCCTTCGCCGTCTACCAGCTCGTGGTCATGGTGGTATTCAGCTGGCTTTACGTGCAGCTGTACGGGCCGGACGCATACGTGCGTCATCTCTTCTGGGGGTGCCTGCTCCTCACCATCGCCATTCTCTGTGCCTGGGCGTTCATGCCGGAGCTGGTGGTGCGGCGGGGAAGGGTGCGAGGAGATCTGATCGGTCCGTCCGGGGCCCTGGCGGCCATGGGCCTTACCCTCTGCCTGACCGGCACCGTGCGACTGAGGCGCTGGGTCTTCCTGTCCGCGTCCGTCCTGTTTGCGGTGCTGCTCATTGCCGCGCAGACCCGGACCGCCTTCGGCGGCTTCATACTCGCCGCACTGCTCGGGCTGCTTTTCCGCTACGCGGGGCCCATCCGGAAATTCTACGCTTTTGCGGCGATCGCCACGCTGGTTGCGGCGCTCTTCGGCTTGCTGGAGGCGGGAGGCGAGTACGCGATTCGGGAGGAACAGAGCCTCGCGACGATGAGTGATCGGATCCCGCTCTGGAGCCACCTCATCGGCACGATGATGCGCGAGTCACCGGCGATCGGTCTCGGCTACTACTCCGCGTCGCGGGTGCTCGGACCGCAGTACAACGAGAATCTCGGCAACGCGCATTCCGCCTTTGTGGAGATCCTGGTGGGCGGTGGCCTGGTGGGTGGGCTGCTCTTCTTCGCCCTCTACGCGGTGCTGATCGCCTACTCGGCCCGGCTCCTCCTCTTCGGACGATCGTCGTCGCTGGTCTTTGCCGTGCTGGGGCTCTTCCTCATCACCTTCGTCATGTCGGTGACGAACACGGAGGGCGTGCAGGGGGGCCCCATCGGCTTCACCTTCTGGTCGATGTGCGCGTTGATCCCGGCGACCTGGGAGAAGCTGATGCGGGAGGGGCTCTGGGAGCCGACGGTAGCGGGTTCGAATGGTGTCGGCCCGGAGAGACGATGGATCTCCGCGGCGCCGGTCTGAGCGGGATCGCAGCGGACTGGTAGGGTCTGATGAATCGCTGCTTCCCCCGAGAGAATCGCCCGTACGGCGCCAGTGCCGTACGGGCGAATCCTCCCGAGCAGGGCGGA
The Longimicrobiaceae bacterium DNA segment above includes these coding regions:
- a CDS encoding O-antigen ligase family protein, producing MIAHAPDRFAGTKPLAQWPEAPAAMRFARPGWIDLAVFLMLFSGPPRLRVRDATASLRGETDAAVLLRLFVWAAGLIWILYRLYPFLVSRGIVPRMSLPQILGIVLSLVLAAGVFVAPGPGLTAFAVYQLVVMVVFSWLYVQLYGPDAYVRHLFWGCLLLTIAILCAWAFMPELVVRRGRVRGDLIGPSGALAAMGLTLCLTGTVRLRRWVFLSASVLFAVLLIAAQTRTAFGGFILAALLGLLFRYAGPIRKFYAFAAIATLVAALFGLLEAGGEYAIREEQSLATMSDRIPLWSHLIGTMMRESPAIGLGYYSASRVLGPQYNENLGNAHSAFVEILVGGGLVGGLLFFALYAVLIAYSARLLLFGRSSSLVFAVLGLFLITFVMSVTNTEGVQGGPIGFTFWSMCALIPATWEKLMREGLWEPTVAGSNGVGPERRWISAAPV